Within Ptiloglossa arizonensis isolate GNS036 chromosome 8, iyPtiAriz1_principal, whole genome shotgun sequence, the genomic segment TAATAGCTGCTGCAAATTCAGTGTAACTCCAACGTTTTTCTAAACTTGTCAGATAGTCCCATTCAgccatatttaaaagaaaaacagtGCAGTATTCAATGATTTCTTGTCGTGGAATAATTTTGTCTGTTGCTTGTAATGTTCCAAGACATTGTTTACATTTTGCAACCAAGCTTTGCGTATCACctatggtatttttatttttttatacaagtcaattattataatataattgaataaaaaatgcttACACATATTTGTTGCTGGCCAAGCATGAAGGCACTTCCATATTTCAACAAGGAGACATTCCCAGTTTACTAATTTACATAACTTAAATATTAGTGTGTTAGAACTTTGTGAATGTTGCTGTGTTTCTTTTTCTAGCAAAGTTAAAATTTCAACTGCCCCTTCAAAATCTTTAGACATTACCAACTCTCTACTTTTGGCTAGCAATACATATGCATAATCTTGAAGAAAGCTTCTAGGAAGGGACATAACAACACTTTGTAATGGAATTGGTAGTTCCCAACAACTATTTACATGCCATAAAGGTTTCATTCGATGTTTCCCATCCAATTGTAACAATATTTCATGAATTTCGCTGGTATTATATGACTGTATTAATTTTTGCTCCAATTCGAACATTTCTATTCTTGTGTTTTCTGGAATTAGAAAAAGTTATCATTATGACGTaacgtaataattaattaatatcttgagctatataattaatatttatgttcACTAACGGGTATATGTCATTAACTGTATACCCCAGTCATTCTTTAATAATAAATCAGGTAATTCTAGTTCTTCTGCATCAACTGTTTTTCTTATTTCATCCAATTCCTTTTCATCAAATAATGATAAATACAAAGGGTCACTAAGTATTTTGGAAGCAAATCCATCAATATTGCTTGCATGAACAAGATAAAGAAGATAACGAGAAATGCGTATTTTATCTATACCAGATGTCTTTTCTAAAACATTTCCAAGAGCCTAAAATGAtccttatataatataaataatgaaggaataaatgcaaatatttttaaatcaaaataattatgttACCCAGAAAAACACATCAATTCCTTTGGCACCAGCTTCTCGTATTTCTGTCACATAATCACCAAGGATAATACTACCATCCAAAATTTTTCTAACCAAATTCAAACACTGAATTTGAAGCAAAAGATCACGAGCTACTACAAGCTTTCTGTTAACAGATCCTCCTTGTATATCAAGTTCTAAATTATCCCTATAAACTTGTGGAATTTCTCTTGAAATATTGTCTGcttgtaaaatttgtaatatattcTACAATAGAAATATACTGTTAAAACCCTATATGcaaacatattttttaattaatactcAAAGAAACATACAGTGTACTGATCTTTAATTGATGCTTGCAATTGTTGAGTTAGACTTGTGGTAACTCCATCTATAGGTACTTCACATGCTAAGCAACAGCCatctaaaaattccttttgaatattactacaataaaatttattttctaaattattagagttataaaataattcttttgcTTTTATAATATGACGCTGTGCTTCCTGATACTCTTCTTTTAATAAATGAAATCTTGTTAGATCGTAATGTATCTAAAAAAGGATATAAAAGAGATCAGAAATGATAAAAGTATATTAATATGTTGCAAGGATAATACCTGGCACTTAAATTCTTCTATGTTTATAGGATACATATTTTcccaattttgttttatttctgtGCTATCTTCAGTCAGCACTTGAAATGTGTTGAAGGACAACATTTTTGGATTTAAATCTTTACTCTCCAGgacattgtttaaaatatttacactatTGGATGCTTGTGCTTCTAATTTTCTAATTATATCATCTATTACACCAAGTGGTACATATGTTGATTCCTGAATACCTGGACTAATGTGTACAACAAGAATATAATatgaaagaaataattcaaGAGGTTTTCCATCAATCATACATATTTAAAATCTTACATATGAAGAAATTGTTGCTTAGTTTGTCTATTATTTAAGGCTCTGTAAGTAATTGCTCTTATATGCCATCTATGACACAGAACcattgtaaataaaacttgGTCAGAAACTGTATGTATTGAAAATTCAGGTACACCTGGCATTTCAACAATTAAATCTGATGTCACATAAAGAAGATCTTGTAGCAATGTCATTTGTATGGGCAAAGGTAATTTCTTTTCTAATATGTCTAAATCCCATTTCAAGTATGCTGCTACTCTTAAAGAAAGAATCTTCAAAGCAAGATTTCTATGAGTCCATTTATTCGTAGTGTTCGGTTTTGCTTCATTCATTTCTGCATCAACAATTTTCACTTCATTTTCCTTCTGTTCTGAGTTTATTGtcataaattttattatcagaTCTGTAGCCGATGGatctataataaaaataaaaatgtaatcgaaacagtaattttattaaatattttatactattTATGTTAAATGTGACATTTAAGGTTAGGTTATTATTTACCAGGAAATGGTTTAGATAAATGTTGCTCCAATAAAGATGGGTTTAATAGAAATTCGAACCAAAGAATTGTATCAGGTGAAATCGGCACTGTGCCGGGTCTTAATAAATCCACATCCATTATGGCATTGTTATCAACTCCACGATGTATAAAATAGGAAAAGCCGTGACGTTCATTACTTGGCTTTGAAAACTTATTTTGAAAGCAATCTTAGATGTCGctgaaataaaatgtttctctGTCGTTTATTCGATAGTAAAAAGGACACATAGATACCACGTGTAAACGGCGCGCCATTCCAATGTTTGATCAATTGTAAACGCATTATGCAAGTTTtcgtgtttatattttttcttcaataAAATCTCAGAATCATGGTAAAACTAACTACTGAATATATTGAAAGAAAATGTTCTCAAGCACAATTAAGCAAATCTCTcagcaaaaaaataaaaaaatatgaattatATGGCACAACTCACTTACGTATGAACAATAAGTTTATCAGCAGTATCGTAAGTTATTCTTATTGAAAAATAGCAATATTTAATATGAatcttaataatattaatacatatTATTTGGTTGTAGGGTAATTTTGGTGTTTATAAAAATCTTAAAGTAATATATttgcaaaataataatatatcaacaatagaaaatttacattttgcaTCAAATTTGACTCATCTCTACTTGCAACATAACACAATAAGCAAACTCGAAAACTTATACTCTCTTGAAAAACTTCAGACACTCTATTTGGGATACAATAATATAGTTGTAGTAGAAGGActtgaatgtttaaaaaatttatctacCCTAGATATTGAAAATCAAAGGCTAAATCTTGGAGAGTTACTATGTTTTGATCCGCGAAGTGTATATACCTTATCTGTAAGTGCATAGGATTATGTTTTAATTATgtgtttctaaaaattgtaaataattctttACATTGATCTGTTACACTCATTTCAGACTTGTTTGAAAGTGCTCAATATCTCTGGTAATCAAATGAAATCCCTAAATGACATCAAGGACTTGTACAAATTAGAAGTTTTAGATGCTAGAAACAACTTCATTGATGATATAGATGATTTAACTGAAAATATAAGTGCCTTGGTCTCTTTAAAAGATTTATGTTTGCAGGGCAATCCTGTAACTCAACATTatagatacaaagaaaatcttaTTGCCAATAATGATTCAATAAGTGCGTTTGTACTAACTGTTTACTTATACTTGCATTTTATTCCAAAATGTACTAATTTACAGGAAATTTCAATGGGAAAACGGTGACAGATATATGTCGATACTTTATGAAAAGATTTAAGATGGAGAAACATCTTCGACATACTAAGAAACCTTCTAGGACCACATTGGATGAAGATATTACAAGTGtgattttagaaaattaaaatttttatataaaaacatttttacaCAGATCTAAttacttttaaacgaaattttactCATCCTAGATTCATTAAATTTACCACCtgcgtttaaaaaatcaatatcTAGAGCAATGTTTCAACATCCTGGTCCAAAGTTATCTGTTACAATTTCATCGGCTATTGTTGAAATGCAACCACAAATATTTCCGTCGTGGAAAACAGGTACATTAACACAAAAACCCACTCGGTTTATCACAATATGTAtaaacattattcatgataaatTGATTATTACAACTAATTCAGCGCCAGGTACAAAAACTGTAAGAAATGGTCATGTGACACCAAGACCATTCTGGAGTAATGTAATTAAAACCAAGCAGCCTCATGTTGTGCGATCATTGATAAAGAGCAAAGCTATTAAATTACCACAAATTTAAGTCATCTATCAACATATTATAATAGAACAATTTCTTGTATAACATTTAATACATTTGTCATTATTTATCTTCACAACGTTACAACaacaaattcgaaaaataaCAAACTACACATGTAACATTACACAATATCAATTGTGTACAATATTGAATACTATACATATTTGCATGCAAGAAAACAGATTCTTTCAATTAGATGTGttcttatttattaatattcttttttagaaaattatttataattcattgtatatttttcattgatgtttaattttgtataatatacgTGTTCTattaaataactactatttaaattattcattattgCCTGCATGCTGGAAAGTCGTGtacaagataaaaataaaatctataTTAAAATTGCGCTGAAAGGAAATATATGGCAAACTATGTAAAAAGCTGACGGCAAActaattacaataatattttatactacTTTCTAGCACTAAGGCAATATATGTATCATATAAATGTGCATGtaatgtaacatttttatagcTGAAATAAAGTACATTGAAGTTCATGCGTGTGAAacaataattcaatttaaatataACAAAACGTGCATAGTTAAACAGTTAATGCAGATGTCTTTACGCACGAAACACTATTACAATATAATTATGACGttataaaagtataatattaagtatataatattataattattactttatCACTAAATGAACAACAGAAGTATTAAAGTACAAAATACTAGTAACTACATTTGTACACTGCTTGAAGATTCATATATTACCTTTAAAGCTTGACTTCATATGCCAACTGAAGCATGAAGAGCACATGAATCTGACACAGAGtgaagaaaatttcgttcgcgttatGAATTGAGCATAAACGCATAACAATTTCTTCAAGCAGAGCTAGTATAAAATTATGACAATTAtagttttatgaaaaattaaataaataacttttaaaTGACACAGGTATTTATAGTACAGACATACTTGTTAGTCACTATAAGCATGGAATGTTAGATacaataaaaacaaatatataaacTATAGTATTACACGGTATAAAAGGTACAAGTAGAAAATCAATTTCTCCTTTATCGTAACTTTACTGCCTTCTGTCATATCGAAACATAAAAATCGATTTATGAAATCTGTGTATATAAATTGCTCACAAATAATgttcagaaataaaaaaaaaataatacaatggtTGAGCATGTCTTAAAATATGAGTTAATGCTATAAAATAAAACGAGATTACTGAATCAGTATATTTTATAACATTCGAACATTAGCTGCCAGCGTATAACAAATCTAACTTACAAGACAAAATGCAAATCGCACGTAGATGCTCAATGATTATCCTTTGTTCTAAATACACTATGATGATTCTATATCAtaagaagaaattatttaccCTCGGAAGGATATAATAAACGTAAACAGCTAAAATCTAAATTTCTTCAAAACTAATACATATATAAACATTTAATCCAGTTAAGTTTAtgtaaaaagtagaaaagtaaaaaagatTAGTTTATAATTAAcacgtgaaaatattatttagcaTTACAAAATAATTGCTTTGTGCAAAATGCAAGCGTAATGTACATGTAATAGTTGTTTGAACAACACTTTAAAGAACAAAGGTATAAACAAGCCTCATACAGTGTGATATGCATATCTTAATGCTGTTTCACAATTGCCGCATGTACTACATACAATATACATATTATTCATACATAAGTATATGAAGCTGCGGTATGctctaatatttataaatttatatatagcTTTATTTCTTCAAAGAAATGTGATTTAaatcttaataattttattgtagATTCAGGTTATCAGCCTTTTCTCCTTCTTAGCataatttttcgcgtttcataaaataattaaacgaactaTTGAACAAACGAAATCTTATATGAAATTGTAGTCTTAAAACTACAAAAGTTAGAGCTAAATTTAGACATATACGCTGACCAATGCATCATAGCTCTTGGTATGAAGTTACATACATATAATTTATTATCTTATCAGTATTTATTACTAATAATTCTTATCATACATAGTTTCCAAATGCAtattttaaatgattaaataaagaTTGTATACAATAGCAATGTCGTCaacatgtattttttttttctgttttacaTTGCTGGTACTAATACTTTAGGTTATAGGAAACTTTGTAGATTTCTATTTTCATCAAATAATCATAGATgtttatgtatacatatatgtatatattttttctgtatatattaatattttatatttaaaggaCTTTGACTTTGTCACACAATAAACATTACGTAAtattcattttcaaaaaaatatgtCACAAATAATGAAACTATACATAAAAGTATTGCAAAAAAGCTATATTTAGATCGCATGAAAGCGatacgaaattttttattgtatgCCTGTCACTTATGCACTATAAATATTCcgctattactttccatatattCATCTTTGAGTAATTCCTTTGTATCAACAGATTCATAAAATTACACTAATTGTGTAATTGTTATACATGTTTGCTATACTGTTTATTTGTATTgattgtatatatacatatgtatgtatatacacacaacacacgtttttaataattatataatccGTTTAGATAGTAATAATATGTTTAAATATCTTCAATTTTCCAAAACATGATTCAACTGTAGtattgattaaaattattttcgtttgtTATTATATTAGGCTCACGGATGAagttttaaaaatgaatattttaattataacagAAAGCAAATCTGcaaaaacgtaaaaaaattaagcttactaatattaatattttaatgtaaaatgTTTGAACAAATTCTTATATGAGTGACGTAATATACTCGTCACACAAGACATCGCATGAATACCATGATTTTACTTGTAATAAAACATTAATGCAAGCTTATAGGGCACTCTGTCTTATCTTTATAACTATGAATAGATCATTTTTTtgtttacatacatacatgacTATGTATACAcaatatgtataatacatatttatgCCTCTATATGTAAACAACATATACTCTGAATATGAACACCGTAATTTGTGGTACAAGGTACctcgacttatttttttttttagaaagagACATCATTGATGTTTCTTCTTGTAGTaacttgatttttaatcaaGTTCAAGCTCATATTATTGGACAACATTTGCAATACGAAATAATGTTTTCCAATtcttagaggaaaaatattaattttgactTGTTCGATAATATAATACTTAAGTAATTAATGGCAATATTCAGTCCGATCGTTTCTCATGCATTGTTAAAGTACACGTCAATATATGATACAGTGAAtatcaatttaattttctatactTTAGAGCTACCAGCTTTATATCTGTTAGATATTAGAGTGCCCTTTATTTCTtacaaaaatgtttttaaatcgGTTACTGCGCCGTTTGCTGTtggatttctattttttctacaGTCATATCAGGATTCATAGCAGTGGCTTCTTGTATCGCCTCTGCCAAAGCTCGATCATGATCGATTGGATCGCCGTCTGATTGTATTGTTATTTTTTGTTCTACACGAGTTTCTACAACTCCATCTCGTTCAGTTTTGTACTAAAAAGATAATAATGTCATGTTTGGTATTGtaaacaatataaaatattaaaaaaataaaatcttaCCGTGATTGTTTCAACAGTACGAGTTTTACTGGATATTGTCTGAGAACTAACTATTTCTCCAGTTGCACTGTACAAACCATCTTCACTCTCAACAGCTACTTTCCTAGTTTCAGTTGCTACCAATGGAACTGTTGTAGTTGTTGTTACATAATTCTCTGGTTCTCCTTTGTAAACATTTGTTTCAGTTGTCACAACACCAGCTGGATCACCctaaatacaatttaaataatgGCATTTCTTTTATAGGTAAAGTGAGAATTAAGAagtatgtttaaaataaaataatatgataTGATAAATTAATACCACAGAGTTATATAGGTCAGATACTGTAAACCCATGTCTTATCAAAATATTATAGTCATTATGTTAATTGTATGAACTACTGATTGTACCTTAAAACCAGTGCTTCTGAGGTAATgaaaacattaatttttttgttacCACTGTGAATGTTATTTTTTATGTTCCCATGAATGTTAAACAATGAGTACCAATATGAAATGAGtaattatgtatgtatgtgagCATTATGTAATGTATTTTAGATCATTTAAACAATATAGGTATTTTATATAAGAAAATTAACATTAATAGCATCCTTTTAACAATTGTCATTCACTTTAGAAATGCTTTCAGTACATTTTATACTGTGCAATAAAAATACATGAAAAACATGTACCTTGATGAAGATCCACCCACAGACTGATTCTCAAAATAGTATTTTAATCTGTGCTTATATCAATAAAGTCTTTTTTTGAAGGCTCTTGATAATTGTCAGACATAATAATTCCATCCCTGAAGATTTACCTGATAATATTGATTGTAGAATGCCTGTTGATCATCTTCAAGGTCAATTGGAGTACCTGAATCATCACTGCTTGAACTGGATGTACTGAGCCTTCGTGAGAACAGCTACACCATGCAATGTGTTAGCCAAGccggtaaaaattaattacaaaaataaataaaaaaaaaagtaattaggtGAAAAATAGCATGGATTTATAAATTAACCAATATTATGACGAGTTGAGTATTACCATTtcctttgtttaaatatattgtattattctgttatatgtatattaaatGCATgtgtcatttttatttatttgtatatattacATAAGAAATAAGACTGTGTGCTTCAAATGTATTGATATCATAAAAATCATGATTTTATGGAAATTTtgataaagtttaaaaaagtatttaaatgtATGTGCAATGACCATATTACTAGCATGGAacacaatattatattttgatgatttaatGTTAGAATCAACCAAGTATATGACATGAGGTAATTTACATAAATGATTACATGCTTCATCCATTAGTGGTgagctttgtatatttttaactatAAACATACTATTACCTGTTCACCAGAAAGTACATGACTGGTTGTTCGAACTTCTTGAGTTACTACTCTCTGCTCCTGTCTTGTTGCACTGGTTGCAGTTGTATGTGCTACAGTTTTTTCTTCTACctaatgtaaaaaaaattataaaaaaataattctagcTCTATAGAGATATACATTATATCAAAgacaatatataaaaaaaattcaaaatatttgctGAGCAAATAATAGACAAGCAGAATAAAATGTAAAGAATGAAAACATGTTTTAACATGTTAACACTTCATTAATACATCAATAATGTACAGCAACATTACAAACCTGACTAATTTTTTGATTCTTTTCGAGGTCTTCGTGCATTGTAGCAGTACGTGTAGTAACAGCAGTTGCTGTCATATATGGAGCTCTACCATCATCAGGTGCCTCTGCCTAAATACAAGTACAAGGTGACTAATGTCTTATAATAAAGGGGGTAACATATGTGCATATAAAATTAGAAGAAAGTACATACAAGAATATTAATGAGTTAAATTTCTTGTTCTTTCTTATGCACTGGTTTCAAGatgattataaatattttatttaaacgtttaatttaaaatttatatcaaGAACACATATTTACTGCATGCAATACACAAATACTCAACAGCTAAGGATCATATTGCAATATCTACAATGCATGTCATAAAACTATTAAGTACACTACAATCAATATTACTTAAATGTTTCTATacttattaaaatattgtaaagtaataaattgttattgaaaaaaaataaaataaaatatacccagACTTGATCAATTCTAGATTTAATATTTAGTAAGATATCTTGAATGAGAAACAGAAGAGTCCAAacaaattaataattacatGGCTTCCCTTTTCTCTCTACCGATTGTAAAGAGAAATCGACTCTCGATTGGTCCCGATCAAACGACCGGGCTTCGAACATACATGTTCCCCGAGACTCTCCAGAAGGAACTTCGGGATTCCTAAATCGATATAAATCGGACAACGATAATTAAGTATTTTCTACGTTACTTGTTGTTGTTTCGTCTACTCGCGTCGGCCACGTTCATTCACGCTCGTACTGCGCTGATTTCCGCGGGCTAgactaaaataatattttatgttacTATAAAAATTATATCACCTTGTTAATCTGTGTGGAAACTGCTACTTGGCCTGTGCCTCCAGGTGTAAGATCCTCGActttttcttcaatattttgCGTCACGCCTTCTTGGTCCTTCACTACTGATTGCTTGGTTGTTGTTTTCACTATTGTTGGAGCAGTGCTTGAAGCTAcagctttttttatttttgaagagGTAGGCTGAGTTGTGTCTTGAATTTCCTTCAAAATAGTATCACTATCTAAAGGTTGTCCAGTGCTAGCAAAGATCATACCATCTTTCACAAATGCTCCCTCTTCTCCAAAGATTTCTTGATTCATTAGTTTACCAAATTTATCATGAATTTTGCCATCTTTAACATAACTCCCATCGTTTGCAAATGGTGCTTGCCTTACCGGCTTTCCATCTTTATCGCAAAGCAAACCCTTACGAACTAAACTGATAGTAATTACAGTGTAGTATTTATCAAGAGGTTTGCCTGTGGATGTACAGATGATACCTTCTTTAACAATGTTGCCTTTTGTATCAaaatttccatgttttaaagttTTACCAGTTTTATCCACCACAACCCCTTGTATTACTTTCAACCCTTCAGGACCAAATGCTTCTTGGGTAAGGAGTTGTCCATTCTCATCATAAATCTTTCCATTTCTAATATAACTAGTTTCTGGTGGTAAAACACCTTGAGACATCGGTTTTCCATTGCTTCCATAAAGGAGACCATCTTTAATAAAACTACCGTCATTTTTGTAAGAAGTCTGATTTAAAGGTTGACCCGTATGATCAAAAATTCTTCCATCTTTAATAACGCTGCCATTTGTATCAAAATCACCAGATTTCAATGGTTTACCATCATTGCCATATATTAAACCATAGCGAACGAGCGTAACAGAAATTACTGTTTGTTTTCGATTTAGTAGCTTTCCATTTGGTTCGTATAATAAACCATTTTTTATGTAACTTCCGTCATTTCCAAACGTTCCATGGCTAAGCGGTCTTTTACCTTTGCCGTGAATGTAACCATTAACGATGTACCCTCCATCGGTACCGAATGAACTATGGTTCAAAGGCTGTTTATCTTTTCCATAAATTCTACCTTCTTCGATATAACTTCCACTAGGTAGTGCAGTACCAGCATTTAACAACTGACCACCCCACCCATATATGAGACCATCTCTAATGTAACTACCATCAGGTTTGAATGCTCCTTGTTTTAGAGGACACTGGTTCTTATCATAAACTATGCCATCTCGAATATAACATCCATCTGGAACAAGGGATGCTAAATTCTTAGGATTTCCTTGACTGTCAACAATTTTTCCATCCTTTACTGCTAAACTGTCTGGTCCTTTATCATCTTGAGTTAATGGTTTTCCATCCCTACTAATAATCAATCCATTCTTAATAATATTACCATCAGGTCCAAATACACCCTCTGAAATTATTCTGCCATCCTTTCCATAAATTATACCACCAGCAACATATGAACCATCAGATCCAAAGATATCCTTAGTCAACGGTATACTATTACAATCGAAAATTACTCCATTTGCGATGAAACTATCTTCCGGAAGAGCCGAACACAGATTTAAAAGTTTACCATCGATACCATATACTAGACCATCTTTGATGTAACTTCCATCaggtttgaaaaatgaaaactttAAAGTCTTTCCATCTTTGCTTAATAATTTACCATCTTTAATAGCTGCACCTTCAGGTATTAATGAATCTTGATTAAGAGGTTTGCCTCTTTTTGAATGAATAATACCTTTTTTTATATAACTTCCATTTGAACCAAAAGATTCTTGCTTAACTGGTTTACCATCTTTTCCCATTATAATTCCGTTTTTTATTAGAAGGCCATCAGGCCCAAGAAAAGCACTTGTCAGTGTTATACCATTTTCATCATAAATTACACCATCTTTAATCACGATGTCATCAGGTTTGAAAAGATTTTGTGACAATGGTTTATTATCATTACCATATATAATGCCTTCTTTAATAAAACTGCCATCAGCTATTAAAGGAATCTGACTTAGAGGTCTACCATCTTTTCCACATATAATA encodes:
- the Ints8 gene encoding integrator complex subunit 8 isoform X1, producing the protein MDVDLLRPGTVPISPDTILWFEFLLNPSLLEQHLSKPFPDPSATDLIIKFMTINSEQKENEVKIVDAEMNEAKPNTTNKWTHRNLALKILSLRVAAYLKWDLDILEKKLPLPIQMTLLQDLLYVTSDLIVEMPGVPEFSIHTVSDQVLFTMVLCHRWHIRAITYRALNNRQTKQQFLHIPGIQESTYVPLGVIDDIIRKLEAQASNSVNILNNVLESKDLNPKMLSFNTFQVLTEDSTEIKQNWENMYPINIEEFKCQIHYDLTRFHLLKEEYQEAQRHIIKAKELFYNSNNLENKFYCSNIQKEFLDGCCLACEVPIDGVTTSLTQQLQASIKDQYTNILQILQADNISREIPQVYRDNLELDIQGGSVNRKLVVARDLLLQIQCLNLVRKILDGSIILGDYVTEIREAGAKGIDVFFWALGNVLEKTSGIDKIRISRYLLYLVHASNIDGFASKILSDPLYLSLFDEKELDEIRKTVDAEELELPDLLLKNDWGIQLMTYTQNTRIEMFELEQKLIQSYNTSEIHEILLQLDGKHRMKPLWHVNSCWELPIPLQSVVMSLPRSFLQDYAYVLLAKSRELVMSKDFEGAVEILTLLEKETQQHSQSSNTLIFKLCKLVNWECLLVEIWKCLHAWPATNMCDTQSLVAKCKQCLGTLQATDKIIPRQEIIEYCTVFLLNMAEWDYLTSLEKRWSYTEFAAAISNVCQDIVKYKGGRKFPREAWDMVLVAFGPSRDQPQKRSNSGSSGTSSGSASRDVIASIGSTLSRLREPMVLTVVISLLARLRNVLRDESSLELHTQYLSLWPAGVPNANSYNIRSIGELLFQLLTQALKYYPSNVGWLRLMGDLNFVLGYYESAMKCYLEAIMVASDLFSQPVPRLQIDDLVYRRMIKCCAHLQCYTQAAVLCQFLEEVDYSLAFKMAASDQKSCAPADAMDAYYHCIWDTTILEYLIHLHTKRGEHHRKQLAIKVIGLLELNSNNNEEIQREAANIRKAKFLRALAKQYVY
- the Ints8 gene encoding integrator complex subunit 8 isoform X2, coding for MDVDLLRPGTVPISPDTILWFEFLLNPSLLEQHLSKPFPDPSATDLIIKFMTINSEQKENEVKIVDAEMNEAKPNTTNKWTHRNLALKILSLRVAAYLKWDLDILEKKLPLPIQMTLLQDLLYVTSDLIVEMPGVPEFSIHTVSDQVLFTMVLCHRWHIRAITYRALNNRQTKQQFLHIPGIQESTYVPLGVIDDIIRKLEAQASNSVNILNNVLESKDLNPKMLSFNTFQVLTEDSTEIKQNWENMYPINIEEFKCQIHYDLTRFHLLKEEYQEAQRHIIKAKELFYNSNNLENKFYCSNIQKEFLDGCCLACEVPIDGVTTSLTQQLQASIKDQYTNILQILQADNISREIPQVYRDNLELDIQGGSVNRKLVVARDLLLQIQCLNLVRKILDGSIILGDYVTEIREAGAKGIDVFFWALGNVLEKTSGIDKIRISRYLLYLVHASNIDGFASKILSDPLYLSLFDEKELDEIRKTVDAEELELPDLLLKNDWENTRIEMFELEQKLIQSYNTSEIHEILLQLDGKHRMKPLWHVNSCWELPIPLQSVVMSLPRSFLQDYAYVLLAKSRELVMSKDFEGAVEILTLLEKETQQHSQSSNTLIFKLCKLVNWECLLVEIWKCLHAWPATNMCDTQSLVAKCKQCLGTLQATDKIIPRQEIIEYCTVFLLNMAEWDYLTSLEKRWSYTEFAAAISNVCQDIVKYKGGRKFPREAWDMVLVAFGPSRDQPQKRSNSGSSGTSSGSASRDVIASIGSTLSRLREPMVLTVVISLLARLRNVLRDESSLELHTQYLSLWPAGVPNANSYNIRSIGELLFQLLTQALKYYPSNVGWLRLMGDLNFVLGYYESAMKCYLEAIMVASDLFSQPVPRLQIDDLVYRRMIKCCAHLQCYTQAAVLCQFLEEVDYSLAFKMAASDQKSCAPADAMDAYYHCIWDTTILEYLIHLHTKRGEHHRKQLAIKVIGLLELNSNNNEEIQREAANIRKAKFLRALAKQYVY
- the LOC143150285 gene encoding protein phosphatase 1 regulatory subunit 42, which encodes MVKLTTEYIERKCSQAQLSKSLSKKIKKYELYGTTHLRMNNKFISSIGNFGVYKNLKVIYLQNNNISTIENLHFASNLTHLYLQHNTISKLENLYSLEKLQTLYLGYNNIVVVEGLECLKNLSTLDIENQRLNLGELLCFDPRSVYTLSTCLKVLNISGNQMKSLNDIKDLYKLEVLDARNNFIDDIDDLTENISALVSLKDLCLQGNPVTQHYRYKENLIANNDSIRNFNGKTVTDICRYFMKRFKMEKHLRHTKKPSRTTLDEDITNSLNLPPAFKKSISRAMFQHPGPKLSVTISSAIVEMQPQIFPSWKTAPGTKTVRNGHVTPRPFWSNVIKTKQPHVVRSLIKSKAIKLPQI